The sequence ATTAACTTCTTGCAAATTAGCATCTTTAAAACTAATTCCTAGTGCTTGCATTGCGCCAACACCACCATCATTAGTCGCGCTGCCACCAATACAAATTATTATTTTTTTCACATCATGTTCTAAGCAAGCTTTTATTAACTGTCCGGTACCATAAGTTGTCGTTATTAGTGGATTACGATTTTGTAGCGATACCAACATTAACCCACTGGCTTTTGCCATTTCAATCACTGCTACTTTTTCAGACTTTATAATGCCATAAGGTGCCTTAATTTTATTTCCTATTGGGTCAAAGACTTCTTCATAAAAAATCTCGCCATCATTACCATTGATTAAAGCTTCCAAAGTGCCTTCACCACCATCAGCTAAAGGCTTACTAATAATATTAATTTGCGAATTGACCTTGGATATTCCTTCTGCCATAGCCATACAAACGGCAGTAGCACTTAGACTTTCTTTAAAAGAATCCGGTGCTAGTAAAATACTAAGCTGCTTTTGGCTCATCAATGTATATCCCTTCTTTAAATTTTCCTTCTTTGATTTTACCATCAACCGCCGTCAATTTGCCCCAACCATCATATTTTCCTTTGATAAAATCGCCCTCATATACACTGCCATTAGCATAAATAAGTTTACCTTTTCCCTGCATTAAATTATTAACAAAATCTCCTTCGTATACATCACCATTAGCCCAAGTATATTTACCCTTACCTTGCAATAAACCGCTTACTATTTCACCTTCGTATTTATCACCATTTTCATAATTTCTAACCACTTGATAAGCTTGATCCGGCGCTATTAAGTTCTCAACATTTTTATTATTGAGCGCATTATATTCTGCTGGGAAAAACTTTGGTGTTAATAGAAAAGTTTTTTCTACTTCACCCTGTCTTATCACAAATTCGGTAGGATTGGGATTAAACTTGTCCGGTATAATTCCTACCATAAATTTTTCTTTATTATCTTTGACTAAAGCTTTATTAATAGCAATAATAATATCGCCAACTTTTATTCCAGCTTCAGCAAAAGCTGAGCCCGGCCTTACCTCAGTAATAATATAACCATTCTTACTTTTTTCACCGTTTGAATTATAGCCATATAAATACCGACCATTAAAATATGCTTTTATTTCTTGCAAAAATCCCAATTCAGTTATTGCATTGCCAACCGGATAGGTTTGTCTAGCACCAGTTTGATTATTTATCGTTGTTACAACTTCACCTACAGCTAAAATAATATTATCACCGCTGGGAATTAAATTGTAAGTAACTCGACTTTCTTGCGTACCAGTACCAAATAGACCAATGTCAACGGTATTAATGTACAATAACACCATACTATATTCATTGACTGACTCAACACGAAAATTATGACCTTTCACCGTTAAATTAGCTAAAATATTTTCTTTAACAAGCTTCGGCGTCACATTATTGATAGTAAGACTGGCCGTAGCAAACGCCTGACTAACAAAGGACATTAACAATAGGACTAACACTATAACTTTTTTCATAAAAACGCCCCCTTATCTTATATTAAATTACGACTGTCTTTATTAATGCGTTTATTAATATACATTTGGGCATCAGCTCTTGCCAAAATTTCTTCGGTGGTTTCAATACTAGTATTATCATATTTTGCAATACCATAACTAATCAACATTTTATATGGTTTGTGTTCGTCCTGTATAATATTGTTAATTTTGTTAAGCATCCCTTCTGCTCTTTGGCTCGAATTAATTTCACCTTCAGCATTAACCACCATAACAATTTCATCACCTCCATAGCGAAATAAAAAATCATGTGCTGATAAACTTTCTTTAATTTTTTGTACTACCGTTTTAATATAATTATCACCTTCTTGATGTCCAAAAGTATCATTA is a genomic window of Negativicutes bacterium containing:
- a CDS encoding PDZ domain-containing protein, with the translated sequence MKKVIVLVLLLMSFVSQAFATASLTINNVTPKLVKENILANLTVKGHNFRVESVNEYSMVLLYINTVDIGLFGTGTQESRVTYNLIPSGDNIILAVGEVVTTINNQTGARQTYPVGNAITELGFLQEIKAYFNGRYLYGYNSNGEKSKNGYIITEVRPGSAFAEAGIKVGDIIIAINKALVKDNKEKFMVGIIPDKFNPNPTEFVIRQGEVEKTFLLTPKFFPAEYNALNNKNVENLIAPDQAYQVVRNYENGDKYEGEIVSGLLQGKGKYTWANGDVYEGDFVNNLMQGKGKLIYANGSVYEGDFIKGKYDGWGKLTAVDGKIKEGKFKEGIYIDEPKAA